A window from Actinomycetes bacterium encodes these proteins:
- a CDS encoding thiolase family protein, whose translation MTDDVAIIGIGMHEFGRHDGIEGVDQGVVAVRRALADSGLGWDDIQFAFGGSQEAGAADVMVSKLGLTGLQFINVANGCATGGSALFSAINSIQSGMFDVGMAVGFDKHERGAFRVDLKLNGLEEWYGDSGLAITTQFFGMKINRYMHDFGITQSSLTKVANKATRNGAVNPMAWRDKELSEEEIANSPMVAYPLTQYMFCSPGEGGVALILCRGDKAKDYCENPIYLRAAAVRSRRFGSFEVMAPHLSPARGDGPTMDAAKAAFEMAGMTPADIDLAQLQDTEVGAEIMHMAENGFCEHGEQEEMIANGETELTGRFPVNTDGGCIANGEPVGATGLRQVYENVLQLRGDAGVRQVGGDPEVAYTHVYGSPGISSVTILGR comes from the coding sequence ATGACTGACGACGTGGCGATCATCGGCATCGGCATGCACGAGTTCGGCCGTCACGACGGCATCGAGGGTGTCGACCAGGGCGTCGTGGCCGTGCGCCGGGCGCTGGCCGACTCCGGCCTCGGCTGGGACGACATCCAGTTCGCGTTCGGCGGTAGCCAGGAGGCCGGCGCCGCGGACGTGATGGTGAGCAAGCTCGGACTGACCGGCCTGCAGTTCATCAACGTGGCCAACGGTTGCGCCACCGGCGGCTCGGCGTTGTTCTCGGCGATCAACTCGATCCAGTCGGGCATGTTCGACGTGGGCATGGCGGTCGGGTTCGACAAGCACGAGCGCGGCGCCTTCCGCGTGGACCTCAAGCTCAATGGCCTCGAGGAGTGGTACGGCGACTCGGGGCTGGCGATCACCACCCAGTTCTTCGGGATGAAGATCAACCGCTACATGCACGACTTCGGCATCACGCAGTCGAGCCTCACGAAGGTGGCCAACAAGGCGACCCGCAACGGTGCGGTCAACCCGATGGCGTGGCGTGACAAGGAGCTGAGCGAGGAGGAGATCGCCAACTCGCCGATGGTGGCGTATCCACTCACCCAGTACATGTTCTGCTCGCCCGGTGAGGGCGGTGTGGCGCTGATCCTGTGCCGCGGCGACAAGGCGAAGGACTACTGCGAGAACCCGATCTACCTGCGTGCCGCGGCGGTGCGGTCGCGCCGGTTCGGCTCCTTCGAGGTGATGGCACCGCATCTGTCGCCCGCCCGCGGCGATGGCCCCACGATGGACGCGGCGAAGGCGGCGTTCGAGATGGCGGGCATGACCCCGGCGGACATCGACCTGGCCCAGTTGCAGGACACCGAGGTGGGCGCCGAGATCATGCACATGGCCGAGAACGGGTTCTGCGAGCACGGTGAGCAGGAGGAGATGATCGCCAACGGCGAAACCGAGCTGACCGGCCGGTTCCCGGTGAACACCGATGGCGGCTGCATCGCCAACGGCGAACCCGTGGGTGCCACGGGCCTGCGGCAGGTGTACGAGAACGTGCTGCAGTTGCGCGGCGATGCCGGCGTGCGTCAGGTGGGTGGTGACCCCGAGGTGGCCTACACCCATGTGTACGGCTCGCCGGGCATCTCGAGTGTCACGATCCTGGGCCGCTGA
- a CDS encoding transposase gives MKGIVHPLTGALHERDGEIDGMVVVKVTSGDRWGRFRPDGSWIEGELRECDPQLAGWVAAPQIAHHRIAEPDSH, from the coding sequence GTGAAGGGGATCGTGCATCCACTCACCGGCGCCCTTCACGAGCGCGACGGCGAGATCGACGGCATGGTCGTGGTGAAGGTCACCTCGGGTGACCGCTGGGGCCGGTTCCGCCCCGACGGGTCGTGGATCGAGGGCGAACTGCGCGAGTGCGATCCCCAGCTGGCCGGCTGGGTGGCCGCCCCCCAGATCGCCCACCACCGCATCGCGGAGCCCGACTCCCACTGA
- a CDS encoding TetR/AcrR family transcriptional regulator — MASRTPRLGRPPASDSAETRNKLIAVARRCFADHGYEATTNRMLAAEAGITTGAIYHYFDSKLAIYTAVLEEVQERVYHRFTEAEASADTFVDKLQAVYEVAHELNRDDPTLARFLGSARIDRQRNPSLSAELGAADTRGGGFFEAIVDRGIKTGEVRKSDRGELLTCIRAFNVGLTDGLSGDNDEHRAAVDGFMLVLHGYVAGHSERGN; from the coding sequence GTGGCATCCAGGACACCACGACTCGGCCGCCCACCGGCGTCCGACTCGGCCGAGACACGCAACAAGCTCATCGCGGTGGCGCGGCGCTGCTTCGCGGACCACGGCTATGAGGCCACGACCAACCGGATGCTGGCCGCCGAGGCCGGCATCACGACCGGCGCGATCTACCACTACTTCGACTCCAAACTCGCCATCTACACCGCCGTGCTCGAAGAGGTCCAGGAGCGGGTGTACCACCGCTTCACCGAGGCAGAGGCGTCGGCCGACACGTTCGTCGACAAGCTCCAGGCCGTCTACGAGGTGGCTCACGAGCTCAACCGGGATGACCCGACCCTGGCGCGGTTCCTCGGCTCGGCGCGGATCGACAGGCAGCGCAACCCTTCCTTGTCGGCGGAGTTGGGCGCGGCCGACACTCGGGGTGGGGGGTTCTTCGAGGCGATCGTGGACCGGGGCATCAAGACCGGCGAGGTCCGAAAGAGCGATCGCGGGGAGCTGCTCACCTGCATCCGGGCGTTCAACGTCGGACTGACCGACGGCCTGTCGGGTGACAACGACGAGCACCGGGCGGCAGTGGACGGCTTCATGCTCGTGCTTCACGGCTACGTCGCAGGCCATTCGGAGCGAGGGAATTAA
- a CDS encoding aromatic ring-hydroxylating dioxygenase subunit alpha — protein sequence MTAADNSGVGAAADAAAGTARSPGITYQQLLDTDTHKVPDVLRLESPRYLGSDDVPVAHYTSREFHELEVEHLWSKVWQFACRESDIPEVGDHIVYEIVRDSFVVIRTAPDEIKAYPNACLHRGRRLKDYAGRCSEIRCPFHGFAWENDGRLKSIPASWDFEHVEPEEFSLPECKVGTWAGFVMINPDPDAGRLEDFLGGIVEQFEDWDLAKRYTGAHVAKVIHANWKVAQEAFCEAFHVGATHPQILPYLGDTNSQIDIWDNFARVITAGGTPSPLLDWTPTQDEMMRAMTDTRVDDPSPMPVGEDESMRAVGAEASRDRWRPVAGDRVDDMSDAELMDSIDYTVFPNFHPWGAFNRIVYRFRPNGDDHRSSIMECFFLAPFDGERPLNEPIHFLGEDESFIDAPELGMLGKVFNQDVYNMARVQRGLETTRRSGVVLGNYQESKIRWLHDKLDAYVEAGTGDPDAQPSGEQS from the coding sequence ATGACCGCCGCGGACAACTCCGGCGTAGGTGCCGCAGCCGACGCGGCTGCGGGCACCGCCCGCTCCCCCGGCATCACCTACCAGCAACTGCTCGACACCGACACCCACAAGGTGCCTGACGTGCTGCGCCTCGAGTCGCCGCGCTACCTCGGCTCCGACGACGTGCCGGTCGCGCACTACACGTCGCGCGAGTTCCATGAGCTGGAGGTCGAGCACCTCTGGAGCAAGGTCTGGCAGTTCGCCTGCCGCGAGAGCGACATCCCCGAGGTCGGCGACCACATCGTCTACGAGATCGTGCGCGACAGCTTCGTGGTCATCCGCACAGCACCCGACGAGATCAAGGCGTACCCCAACGCCTGCCTGCACCGCGGCCGCCGGCTCAAGGACTACGCCGGGCGCTGCAGCGAGATCCGCTGCCCGTTCCACGGGTTCGCCTGGGAGAACGACGGCAGGCTCAAGTCGATCCCCGCCAGCTGGGACTTCGAGCACGTGGAGCCCGAGGAGTTCTCACTGCCCGAGTGCAAGGTTGGCACGTGGGCCGGGTTCGTGATGATCAACCCGGATCCCGACGCCGGGCGGCTCGAGGACTTCCTCGGCGGGATCGTGGAGCAGTTCGAGGACTGGGACCTCGCCAAGCGCTACACGGGCGCGCACGTCGCCAAGGTGATCCACGCCAACTGGAAGGTGGCCCAGGAGGCGTTCTGTGAGGCATTCCACGTGGGGGCCACCCATCCGCAGATCCTCCCCTATCTGGGCGACACCAACAGCCAGATCGACATCTGGGACAACTTCGCCCGCGTGATCACCGCCGGCGGAACCCCCAGCCCGCTGCTCGACTGGACCCCCACCCAGGACGAGATGATGCGCGCCATGACCGACACCCGCGTCGACGACCCCTCCCCGATGCCCGTCGGCGAGGACGAGTCGATGCGGGCCGTGGGAGCCGAAGCGAGTCGTGACCGCTGGCGGCCCGTCGCCGGGGACCGGGTCGATGACATGTCGGACGCCGAGTTGATGGACTCGATCGACTACACGGTGTTTCCCAACTTCCATCCGTGGGGTGCATTCAATCGCATCGTCTACCGGTTCCGGCCCAATGGCGATGACCACCGCAGCTCGATCATGGAGTGCTTCTTCCTGGCACCCTTCGACGGCGAGCGCCCGCTAAACGAGCCGATCCACTTCCTCGGCGAGGATGAGAGCTTCATCGACGCGCCCGAGCTGGGGATGCTCGGCAAGGTGTTCAACCAGGACGTGTACAACATGGCCCGCGTACAGCGCGGCCTCGAGACCACACGTCGCTCGGGTGTGGTGCTCGGCAACTACCAGGAATCGAAGATCCGCTGGCTGCACGACAAGCTCGACGCATATGTCGAGGCCGGCACCGGTGACCCGGACGCTCAGCCATCAGGAGAGCAGTCGTGA
- a CDS encoding SDR family oxidoreductase, producing MGLREAFDMTDRVAVITGSGQGIGRGIAWGLADFGCDVVLNARRKDDLEETAEGVRDRGRKALIAAGDIRDFSEEIGRRSIEAFGRLDIWVNNVGGSDDHKTRTLVETPDDTFRAQLELNLTSAFQGCKAAAHYMGDSGSIVNISSGAGTRGSPMTGPYGAAKAGMNNMSQTLALELAPRIRVNTVAPGPVFTEAFKSTLASNPRKIDEIVASVPLGRAGTPDDIAGAVVYLASDAAAWVTGQMILVAGGRTHRAVNYDPKDVQ from the coding sequence ATGGGGTTGCGCGAAGCATTCGACATGACCGACCGGGTAGCCGTGATCACCGGCTCCGGGCAGGGCATCGGACGGGGAATCGCATGGGGTCTGGCCGACTTCGGCTGTGACGTGGTGCTCAACGCCCGCCGCAAGGACGACCTCGAGGAGACCGCCGAGGGCGTGCGCGACCGGGGCCGCAAGGCACTGATCGCCGCCGGCGACATCCGCGACTTCTCCGAGGAGATCGGCCGCCGCAGCATCGAGGCGTTCGGCCGGCTCGACATCTGGGTCAACAACGTCGGCGGCTCTGACGACCACAAGACCCGCACGCTCGTCGAGACCCCCGACGACACCTTCCGCGCACAGCTGGAGCTCAACCTCACCTCAGCGTTCCAGGGCTGCAAGGCCGCGGCGCACTACATGGGCGACTCGGGGTCAATTGTGAACATCTCCTCGGGTGCCGGTACCCGCGGCTCCCCCATGACCGGCCCGTACGGCGCTGCCAAGGCCGGAATGAACAACATGAGCCAGACCCTCGCGCTCGAACTGGCACCCCGCATCCGGGTGAACACGGTGGCGCCGGGGCCCGTGTTCACCGAGGCGTTCAAGTCGACGCTCGCCTCCAACCCGCGCAAGATCGACGAGATCGTCGCCTCGGTGCCACTCGGTAGAGCGGGCACGCCCGACGACATCGCCGGCGCGGTGGTCTACCTCGCCTCCGACGCGGCTGCCTGGGTTACCGGCCAGATGATCCTCGTGGCCGGCGGCCGCACCCACCGGGCAGTCAACTATGACCCCAAGGACGTCCAATGA
- a CDS encoding zinc-binding dehydrogenase: MQAAIIDGERNVVLREFPDPTPAPDGVVVDVAFCGICGTDVHAYTSGRPYRAAVCGHEWMGTVSAAGSDVSSVSEGDRVVVGVPEPCGRCAQCRAGNTAHCAVVVDMVHGRDATAPAHGGFAPRISVTAGRLVAANPSLDDETLAQVEPVTVALHAVNRSELGEGDTAVVLGSGPVGLTTMQCAAAAGAGQVLVVEPDSARRTLAESLGATAAATPEAAADIVADRTGGLGADVVYECVGSSEALGAAVGLGRRGATVCLVGLATGQMSIEPGEWLRNEVTVTAALGYLHHEFADAMDLLADGRVQVRPLHTSTTRVDALAATLEELAVGGSGQLKVLVNPNWVGDQ; encoded by the coding sequence ATGCAGGCGGCGATCATCGACGGCGAGCGCAACGTGGTGCTGCGCGAGTTCCCCGACCCCACTCCTGCGCCTGATGGTGTGGTGGTCGACGTGGCGTTCTGCGGGATCTGCGGCACCGACGTGCACGCGTACACCTCGGGCCGTCCGTACCGGGCGGCGGTGTGTGGCCACGAGTGGATGGGCACTGTGTCGGCTGCCGGAAGCGACGTGTCGTCGGTAAGCGAGGGCGACCGTGTTGTGGTCGGGGTGCCGGAGCCGTGCGGACGGTGCGCCCAGTGCCGAGCAGGCAACACCGCCCACTGCGCTGTGGTGGTCGACATGGTGCATGGGCGTGACGCCACCGCTCCAGCGCATGGCGGGTTTGCCCCGCGCATCTCCGTGACCGCCGGCCGGCTGGTCGCCGCCAACCCGTCGCTCGACGACGAGACGCTCGCGCAGGTGGAGCCGGTCACGGTGGCCCTGCACGCCGTGAACCGCAGCGAGTTGGGGGAGGGCGACACGGCTGTGGTGCTCGGTTCCGGCCCGGTGGGGCTCACCACGATGCAGTGCGCGGCAGCAGCCGGCGCAGGCCAGGTGTTGGTGGTCGAGCCCGACTCCGCCCGCCGCACGCTCGCCGAGTCGCTCGGCGCCACGGCCGCCGCAACCCCGGAGGCCGCAGCCGACATCGTGGCCGACCGCACAGGCGGCCTCGGTGCCGATGTGGTCTACGAATGCGTGGGCAGCAGCGAGGCGCTGGGCGCGGCAGTCGGCCTCGGGCGCCGGGGCGCAACCGTGTGCCTCGTGGGCCTCGCAACCGGCCAGATGTCGATCGAACCGGGGGAGTGGCTGCGCAACGAGGTCACCGTCACCGCCGCCCTCGGCTACCTGCACCACGAGTTCGCCGACGCGATGGACCTGCTGGCCGACGGCAGGGTCCAGGTCCGCCCGCTGCACACGTCGACCACGCGCGTCGACGCGCTGGCGGCCACACTCGAAGAGCTGGCGGTGGGTGGGTCCGGCCAGCTGAAGGTCCTCGTCAACCCCAACTGGGTTGGCGACCAGTAA
- a CDS encoding DNA-binding protein, producing the protein MPTQVPIKEGLFTWPSDEPVLLGSRCTDCGNHMFPPQGDCPKCSGSSTEVVELGRTGTLWTWTIQDFPPKSPPYAGNVDPDTYEPFGVGYLEMADKLLVESRLTLAEPDDLEIGMELEVTVDPLYVDDDGNEVVTFAFGPVGGAKSEAGASHD; encoded by the coding sequence GTGCCGACACAAGTACCGATCAAGGAAGGCCTGTTCACATGGCCGAGCGACGAGCCCGTGTTGTTGGGCAGCCGCTGCACCGACTGTGGCAACCACATGTTCCCGCCGCAGGGCGACTGCCCGAAGTGCAGCGGCAGCTCCACCGAGGTGGTGGAGCTGGGCCGCACCGGCACGTTGTGGACCTGGACCATCCAGGACTTCCCACCCAAGTCCCCGCCGTACGCGGGCAACGTGGACCCCGACACCTACGAGCCGTTCGGGGTCGGCTACCTCGAGATGGCCGACAAGCTGCTGGTGGAGTCACGCCTCACGCTCGCCGAGCCCGACGACCTCGAGATCGGCATGGAGCTGGAGGTCACCGTCGACCCGCTGTATGTGGATGACGACGGCAACGAGGTGGTCACGTTCGCCTTCGGCCCGGTTGGCGGTGCCAAGTCAGAGGCAGGGGCCAGTCATGACTGA
- a CDS encoding SDR family oxidoreductase, whose translation MGQLDGKVACITGGTRSIGRACAEAFLREGANVVVNGKDAEKGATAVKEMGGGDNVHFIQGDVSKKEDCLALIQGTVDHYGRIDILHANAGGVQGPGPVTAVADADLQATFEWNFWHTFWTMQAALGHMTEQGFGRIIATSSVESKRGTPGLFPYSVNKAAINALVRSAAQEVGTLGITVNAIAPGAIETDAMKNDAPAAADAMGMSYEALKEMFAEGSAIKRLNLVDEVAAVAVLLASDAGAGITGTVLSVDGGTATY comes from the coding sequence ATGGGTCAGCTCGACGGCAAGGTCGCGTGCATCACGGGCGGAACACGCAGCATCGGGCGCGCGTGCGCCGAGGCATTCCTGCGCGAGGGCGCCAACGTCGTTGTCAACGGCAAGGACGCCGAGAAGGGCGCCACGGCGGTCAAGGAGATGGGTGGCGGCGACAACGTCCACTTCATCCAGGGCGACGTGTCGAAGAAGGAAGACTGCCTGGCCCTGATCCAGGGCACTGTCGACCACTACGGCCGCATCGACATCCTCCACGCCAACGCAGGCGGTGTGCAGGGTCCCGGCCCGGTCACAGCGGTCGCCGATGCGGACCTGCAGGCCACCTTCGAGTGGAACTTCTGGCACACGTTCTGGACGATGCAGGCGGCGCTCGGCCACATGACCGAGCAGGGCTTCGGCCGGATCATCGCCACCTCGTCGGTGGAGTCCAAGCGGGGCACCCCCGGACTCTTCCCCTACAGCGTCAACAAGGCGGCCATCAACGCCCTCGTGCGTTCGGCGGCCCAGGAGGTCGGCACGCTCGGCATCACGGTCAACGCGATCGCGCCGGGCGCCATCGAGACCGACGCGATGAAGAACGACGCTCCGGCCGCGGCCGACGCCATGGGCATGTCCTACGAGGCGCTCAAGGAGATGTTTGCCGAGGGTTCGGCCATCAAGCGGCTCAACCTGGTCGACGAAGTCGCGGCCGTTGCTGTGCTCCTGGCCTCCGACGCCGGCGCCGGCATCACCGGCACCGTCCTCTCGGTCGACGGCGGCACCGCCACCTACTGA
- a CDS encoding molybdopterin-dependent oxidoreductase gives MAEKRKTFCRVCHAACPMEIEVEAGTRVLSVAADRSDPLFGGYTCIKGRQLADQHHHPDRLRSSLRRAGAGFEPVASSVALDEIAARISDIVAEYGPRAVASYTGTGAFQNSTSVPVTAAWHAGFGSPSFYTSITIDQPAHRAAGLRMGAWEAGWDNFTDADVSLAVGYNPLVSSYGPAGGLQGTDPFVKLRESKARGLKLIVLDPRRTELAASADVWLQVQPGEDPTLLAGIIRHIISNKLYDASFCERWVDGVDSLAGAVEPYTLDYTSARAKVPAGDIVAAAELFAAGPRGAAGTGTGPNMAPHSMLSEHLTLALNVLCGRVRRAGETLESGAFLTPGDTRVARAIAPGDPAPGAAHRVGGLSGMPGEMLTNRLPEEILEPGEGQVRALICSGGNPVVAFPDQVLTEKALAALDLLVVIDPRMTPTAEMADYVIAPRIELERADVPHIMDNRMPGVYTNYTPAVLEVEDDLVSEWEVFAGIAARNGTEIELPGGRIPHADGKVGESVDDDTILDLVYAKARMPMQEIRANRGVLHDDKVQVVDAADSDTARFDVAPADVIEELAAVRAESTGLDRLDGFDADAFPFRLVSRRMKHVINSLGTELPRLAKVGTTNPAFMHPDDLESLGVVDGELVLIESPHGEVTGVAAAADDVKPGVVSMSHSWGGASGSDLGGAEDGAAVRAHGVPTNRLVTVDSGFDPITGMAVQSAIPVRVTAVDSAGAGTD, from the coding sequence ATGGCCGAGAAACGGAAGACCTTCTGCCGGGTGTGCCACGCAGCATGCCCGATGGAGATCGAGGTCGAGGCGGGCACGCGGGTGCTCTCGGTCGCCGCGGACCGCTCCGACCCGCTCTTTGGCGGCTACACGTGCATCAAGGGCCGCCAGCTCGCGGACCAGCACCACCACCCCGACCGGCTGCGGTCGTCGCTCCGGCGGGCGGGTGCCGGGTTCGAGCCTGTCGCGTCGTCGGTCGCGCTCGACGAGATCGCGGCGCGCATCTCAGACATCGTCGCTGAGTACGGCCCCAGGGCCGTCGCCAGCTACACGGGCACCGGCGCCTTCCAGAACTCCACCTCGGTGCCGGTGACCGCCGCCTGGCACGCCGGGTTCGGCTCGCCGAGCTTCTACACCTCGATCACGATCGACCAGCCGGCCCATCGCGCGGCCGGATTGCGCATGGGCGCGTGGGAGGCGGGCTGGGACAACTTCACCGACGCCGATGTGTCCCTCGCCGTCGGCTACAACCCGCTCGTGTCGAGCTACGGACCGGCCGGGGGACTGCAGGGCACTGATCCGTTCGTGAAACTCCGCGAGTCGAAGGCTCGTGGCCTGAAGCTGATCGTGCTGGATCCCCGCCGCACCGAGCTGGCGGCCTCGGCCGACGTATGGCTCCAGGTGCAGCCCGGTGAGGACCCGACGCTGCTGGCGGGGATCATCCGGCACATCATCTCGAACAAGCTGTACGACGCGTCGTTCTGCGAGCGCTGGGTCGACGGGGTCGACTCGCTCGCCGGGGCGGTCGAGCCCTACACCCTCGACTACACCTCGGCGCGTGCGAAGGTGCCTGCCGGCGACATCGTGGCGGCCGCGGAGTTGTTCGCCGCCGGCCCGCGGGGTGCGGCGGGCACCGGCACGGGCCCCAACATGGCACCCCATTCGATGCTCTCCGAGCACCTCACCCTGGCGCTCAATGTGCTGTGTGGCCGTGTACGCCGTGCCGGCGAGACGCTCGAGAGCGGCGCGTTCCTCACCCCGGGCGACACCCGGGTGGCGCGGGCGATCGCGCCCGGCGACCCGGCGCCGGGCGCCGCACACCGCGTGGGCGGGCTGTCGGGCATGCCCGGCGAGATGCTCACCAACCGCCTGCCCGAGGAGATCCTCGAGCCGGGCGAAGGCCAGGTGCGGGCGCTCATTTGCTCGGGAGGCAACCCGGTGGTGGCGTTCCCCGACCAGGTACTCACGGAGAAGGCGCTCGCCGCGCTCGACCTGCTCGTGGTGATCGACCCGCGCATGACACCCACCGCCGAGATGGCCGACTACGTGATAGCCCCGCGCATCGAGCTCGAGCGGGCCGACGTGCCGCACATCATGGACAACCGCATGCCCGGCGTCTACACGAACTACACGCCGGCGGTGCTGGAGGTGGAGGACGACCTGGTGAGCGAGTGGGAGGTGTTCGCGGGGATCGCGGCCCGCAACGGCACCGAGATCGAGCTGCCCGGCGGCCGCATCCCGCACGCCGACGGCAAGGTCGGCGAGTCGGTCGACGACGACACCATCCTCGACCTCGTGTATGCGAAGGCTCGCATGCCCATGCAGGAGATCCGGGCCAACCGTGGCGTGCTCCACGACGACAAGGTGCAGGTGGTGGACGCGGCCGACTCCGATACCGCCCGCTTCGACGTGGCACCTGCCGACGTGATCGAGGAACTGGCCGCCGTGCGGGCAGAGTCGACCGGGCTCGACCGTCTCGATGGCTTCGACGCCGACGCCTTCCCGTTCCGGTTGGTGAGCCGGCGGATGAAGCACGTGATCAACAGCCTCGGCACGGAGCTGCCGCGGCTGGCGAAGGTGGGCACTACCAACCCGGCGTTCATGCACCCCGACGACCTCGAGTCGCTGGGCGTCGTCGACGGCGAACTGGTGCTCATCGAGTCGCCCCATGGCGAGGTCACCGGAGTGGCCGCGGCGGCCGATGATGTGAAGCCCGGCGTGGTGTCGATGTCGCACTCGTGGGGCGGCGCGTCGGGCAGCGACTTGGGCGGTGCGGAGGACGGTGCCGCCGTGCGCGCCCACGGCGTGCCTACGAACCGACTTGTGACGGTCGACTCGGGCTTCGACCCGATCACGGGCATGGCCGTGCAGAGCGCGATCCCGGTGCGGGTGACGGCAGTCGACTCAGCCGGGGCGGGGACCGACTGA
- a CDS encoding histidine phosphatase family protein — translation MARIRSVDLGSSFLPHLEGVCEVLLVRHGEQVLVTNMAMRDAVDAPLSDLGQQQAAALGNRFESTDIDAVYSSPMQRARDTALAIAAPHELAVTEIEDLTEIHLWRELPQDQGVLDSLDADELRAIMREGNRTQRWDAYPYGEPREEFRARIVSAIDGIMARHVGQRVVVACHGGVINGYIAHAMDSSLDTPCTLHHTSVTTVRAMGDLRRVVQVNDHGHVLSFQSELNPINAL, via the coding sequence ATGGCACGCATTCGTTCGGTCGATCTGGGTAGTTCGTTCCTGCCTCACCTCGAGGGTGTGTGCGAGGTGTTGCTGGTGCGCCACGGCGAGCAGGTGCTCGTGACGAACATGGCGATGCGCGACGCAGTCGATGCGCCGTTGTCCGACCTCGGCCAGCAACAGGCCGCAGCGCTCGGCAACCGGTTCGAGTCCACCGACATCGACGCCGTGTACAGCTCACCGATGCAGCGCGCCCGCGACACCGCTCTTGCGATCGCAGCGCCGCACGAGCTGGCGGTCACCGAGATCGAGGACCTCACCGAGATACACCTGTGGCGCGAGTTGCCCCAGGACCAGGGGGTGCTCGACTCACTCGACGCCGACGAGCTGCGGGCGATCATGCGCGAGGGCAACCGCACCCAACGCTGGGACGCCTACCCCTACGGCGAGCCACGCGAGGAGTTCCGGGCGCGGATCGTGTCGGCGATCGACGGGATCATGGCCCGCCACGTGGGGCAGCGGGTGGTGGTGGCCTGCCACGGTGGCGTGATCAACGGCTACATCGCGCACGCGATGGACTCGTCGCTCGACACGCCATGCACGCTTCACCACACGTCGGTCACCACGGTGCGGGCGATGGGCGACCTTCGCCGGGTGGTGCAGGTCAACGACCACGGCCACGTGCTGTCGTTCCAGAGCGAGCTCAACCCGATCAACGCGCTGTAG